TTAATATTTccagcctctacattacattataGCCTCCACATCATATTAGAGCCTCTATATtcccagcctccacattatattacagcctccatgttacatcaccggcctccacattatattacagactccatattaccgtcctctacattacatcacagcctccATATTTTCAGCCTCCACATTACTATCCTCTACATTACAGCCTCTATACtgccagcctccacattatattacagattTCATATTACCAGCCACTGCATTACATTACAAGCTCCAAAttatattaccagcctccacTTAATATTTCCGGCCTCCATGTTATATTACCGTCATCTACATTACATCACAGCATAAACATtatgttacagcctccatattttcagcctccacattacatcacagcctccacattatattactagcctctacattacataccagcctccacattatattacagccttcatagtaccagcctctgcattacattacagactccaaattatattacagcctccatattacattaCCGGCCTGCACATTATATTActagcctctacattacattacattacagcctccatactaccagcatccacattacattacagactccaaattatattacagcctccatactaccagcctccacattacattacagactccaaattatattacagcctccatataacATTACTGGCCTGCACATTATATCCTCTGCATTATATTAAAGTATctatattatattacagcctccatattatattaacAGTCATAACattaccggcctctacattacagccTTCATTATTACATTACCAGTATTCACATTATataacagcctccatattactggCCTCCACATTAcataacagcctccatattatattacagcctccacattatattacatccTTCATATTACCGGCCtctgcattacattacagcctcaatATTACATTAcccacctccacattatattactgcTCCCTTTTaccagcctctacattacagtctcCATATTACATTACCAGCCTCCATATTTTCAGCCTCCACATTTCatcacagcctccatattataagcctctacattacatttcAGCCTTTATGCTACCAGCCTCCACagtacattacagcctccacattatattacagccttcatcctaccagcctccacattacattgcAGCTTCTATATTACATTTCAGCCTCCATTTTATATTATCAACCTCAGCATTATATTGCAGCCTTCATATTTTAAGTctctacattacattacagcctccacattatattacatccTTCATATTACCGGCCtctgcattacattacagcctcaatATTACATTAcccgcctccacattatattactgcTCCCTattaccggcctctacattacagtctcTATATTACATTACCAATGTCCAtatttacagcctccatattataagcctctacattacatttcAGCCTTCATGCTACCAGCCTCCatactaccagcctccacattacattgcAGCTTCTATATTACATTTCAGCCTCCATTTTATATTATCAACCTCAGCATTTTATTGCAGCCTTCATATTTTCAGCCTCTACGTTACATTATAGCCTCCACATCATATTACAGCCTCtatattaccagcctccacattagaTTACAGCCACCATGTTACATTTCCAGCCTTCGTattaccggcctctacattacCGGCCTTCACATTATCAGCCTatacattacatcacagcctaaAGATTATGTTACAGACTCCATATTTTCAGCCTCCATATTGctagcctctacattacagtctctatactaccagcctccacattacatcacagcctccacattatattacagcctccatattaccagctTACATTTTAAATTGCCAGCCTCCGTGTTATATTACAGCCTCTGTATTActggcctctacattacagtatacatgttacattaccagcctccatattaccgTTCTCCACATTGCAtcactgcttccacaatatattacagccttcatattaccagcctctgcattaaattacagcatccaaattatattacagcctccatattaccagcctccacTTAACATTACCTGTCTCTATGTTACATTACCGGCCTCCATGTTACATTGCAGCCTCTGTATTActggcctctacattacagtctacatgttacattaccagcctccacattatattacagactccatattaccgtcctctacattacatcacagcctaaacattatgttacagcctctatattttcagcctccacattatatgacagcctccatataactagcctctacattacattatagcctccacattatattacagcatcTATATTACCAacctccacattacattacagcctctgtATTATATTACCAGCCTCTACATTATATGACAGCCTCAATATTACCCGCCTCTACATTACAGCCTGCACAATATATGACAACCTCCATATTATGGGAATCTACATTAAAgcatccacattatattacagcctccatattacattaCCAACGTCCACATTATataacagcctccatattatattacagcctccatgttACATTTCCAGCCTTCATattaccggcctctacattagtctccatgttacattaccagcctccacattatattgcaGACTCCATATTACCGTCCtctacattacatcacagcctaaacattatgttacagcctccatattactatcatctaaattacagcctctatactgccattcTCCAAATGATATTACAGACTCCATATTACCAGCCTCTATGTAACATTACCGGAATCCAAAtaatattacagcctccgtatgaccgcctctacattacagtctcTATGTTACATTACCGGCCTCCACATTATACTACAGACTTCATATTATCGTCTTCTACAGCTTCCATATTActagcctctacattacagtctctatactaccagcctccacattatattacagactcCATATTGCCGTTCTCTACATTACATCACAGACTAAACATTatgttacagcctccacattatatgacAGCCTCCATATAACTAGCCTCCACATTaccagcctctacattacattatatcctaaacattatattacagcctctgtATTACCAACCTCAACATTACATTATAGCCTCTGTACTATATTACCAGCCTCTACATTATATGACAGCCTCAATATTACCCGCctctacattacagcctccatattatatgacagcctccatattatggGCCTCTACATTAAAgcatccacattatattacagcgtccacattatatgacagcctccacattatattaccagCCTCCATACTATACTGTCCTATaccatactgtgctgtactatactatactgtgctgtactatactgtgctgtactatactgcgcTGTACTATACTGCGCTGTACTATACTGAGCTGTACTATACTgagctgtactatactgtactatactatactgtaatatactgtactatactttgctgtactatactataatatactgtgctgtactatactgtgctgtactatactgtattatactatactgtgctgtactatactgtattatactatgctgtactatacagtgctgtactatactgtattatactatgctgtactatactgtgctgtactatactgtattatactatactgtgctgtactatactgtattatactatgctgtgctgtactatactgtattatactttgctgtgctgtactatactgtactatactgtgctgtactatactgtattatactatactgtgctgtactatactgtattatactatgctgtactgtactataatatactgtactatactatactgtgcttTACTATACTCTATTATACtatactgtaatatactgtgctgtactataatatactgtgctgtattaaactgtactataatatactgtactatgctatactgtactatagtatactgtactatactgtactttAATATACTGTGCGATCTTGTACTGTGCTGcactatactatgctgtactgtactatactatgctgtactgtattatactatggtatactatgctgtactgtactatgctgtactatactatactatgctgtgctgtactatactatgctgtactatggtatactatgctgtactgtattatactatggtatactatgctgtactatactatactatgctgtattgtactatactatgctgtgctgtactatactatggtatactatgctgtactgtactatactatgctgtattatactgtactatggtatactatgctgtactgtactatactgtactatactataatataatttGCCGTATTGTCCTGAGATTACGGAGGTGCAATGAGGGGATTATAGGGACAGTTTTCTCCACATTTCTTACTCCCCAGAATGTTTCCGGGGGTCAGTAAAGCGGGGTCCATACTTCTGGGGGGCGGGGCCATACTGGAGCGAACCATACTGATAAATTCAGTGTGGTGAGCCatgatgacatggcacctaacattacagttaatatgttgattatattatttacttacctatgtgaagaatgggttaacccagatgctgtgggtgcttgcgctgatatcttcaaatttgattggagatcactttaactgccagtttgagaacctataaaagaacagaaaataacgattttggctcattcacgtaagtatttttcaagAGACAGACCTGCGTTCATCTGTGTCATGGAAGATCTGTTGAAACAACTTATTTTCAGAGCAGAAAGCAAAGGGGGAGAAGAATGGCTGAGGAAGTGCTTACAGCAAGGACCGGACCAGCAAGAAGAGCTTCTTTTATCTTCTAATCCCGTCTGCTGCGCAGTACCTGGCGCGAGCGCCGAACTGATCGATCCTCCCTGCGATAAttttttgcgcatgcgcgaaaaacctGAGACCCGCTCGCCGATTAAAAAACGTCAGCGGAGAGACAAGAGGGCATATTCCCCTTCACAATATGCGCCTCCTTCTAAGACCaagaaaaccaacttatcttcaaGCCGAGCCAGCAGGAAAATTCAACGGCGTCATTTTCAACAGCATTCAACTGTCACTCAGGAGCCATCACCTGCTTCAACAGTTGATCATCCTCCTACATCATCTGCTTCTGGTGAGCTGAATTATAACTTTTTAAGTGACTGCAAACCGCAGGGCACTATTAATCAAGAGATTAATTCACTTGACATTGATTCTTCTAAATCGAAGATTCAGTTGTTTGATGAATTTTTACTTTACCTATCTAAAAAGGATGAGTcaccaaaaaatgtttggtctggATTAGCAGATGTCAGTCAAGTTAATACCCTTAATAGTCTGACTGCTGCTAATTCAACCATTCAACCGTTCACTAATGTACCTAAAATGTCCAATATtaaccctgaaatggcagtaattcCTGAGCTTGAATTTAACTCAGGTATAAAAGAGACATCTGTTAAAGAAGTTCTGGCGTGTCAAATTTCTCCATTAGGGTTTCATTTACCCTTGAGcgtgaaagaaaaaatttggagaaaagaatatgttgaaattttttctcttcttccttcATCTAGTGAGAATTTAAAAAGTGAATTATTGAAAGACAAAAAATCAGATTCTGAAGAAAATAGAAAATTACACCAGAAATCCTTTTTTAACTGACTGCAAGCATTTAATATATACGCAGCAGTTTTGGGTGAAAAATTTCCTAGTCTTTGTACTGGTTTAATTTACCATGTAGATACTATTTTGGAGGCATATAGAAATTTTGGCGGAATGGGTTGGTGTCTGTATGACGAATCCTTTCGTCAGAAACTTGCAGTATATCCGAATCTAAATTGGGGTAGTAAAGATGTCGGGCTTTGGTTGAATTTAATGCTCCCTAACAAAAACAATCTTTTTCGTCAACCCAATTTCATTAACGTCAAAAAAGGTATCTGTTTCGCATTTAACGAGTCGCATTGCAGATGGCAACATAATTGCAAATACCGACACGAGTGTTCTTTCTGTGCCGGTTCTCATTCAGcctcaaaatgttttaaaaaacaagGTATTCACTTCCCAATTTCTAACAAGGAAATTCAATCGTTTAAACAAGGTGACTCCGCTGAATTTGCCAATAATAATTCAGTGGCTAGGTCATTACCCAAACATTCAGATGGCTAATTTATTAATTGACAGTTTTACCAATGGGTTTTTCATACCTGAATTTGTGGGTCCAGGTTGCATTCTAGTTGAAAATGCGTtatctgtaaaacaaaatattgacattgttaaagaaaaaattgaatcTGAAATTTTGGCAGGTAGGATTGCTGGTCCCTTTGATTCTCCCCCCTTCTTGAATTTTCGTATATCTCCTTTAGCTTTAGTTCCTAAAAAAGAACCAAATTCTTTTCGTCTTATTCACAATTTATCTTATCCTAAATTCAGTTCCTTAAcgatgagatggaaaaaaataaagccagTGTGAAATACTCCTCATTTGATCAAGCTTTGTCTTTTTTACAAAAAGCAGGCCGCAATTCTCTTCTTGCCAAAGCTGACATTAAATCTGCTTTCAGACTACTACCTATAAACCCCATCGGTTATAATTCTTTGGGTTTTTATTTTCTCGATAAATTCTTTTATGATATGGCCCTTCCCATGGGATTCACCCTATCTTGCTTTTATTTTGAGGCGTTTTCAACTTTTCTACACTGGGTTATGGATATTCACTCAGGTAGTGGATTTTTACTACATTATCtcgatgactttttatttataggtcGTGTAGATTCGGATGATTGTATGAATCTTCTGAATAGATTCATTGGTATAGCTAAATATTTCTGCATTCCATTAGCTGTAGATAAAACTGTCTATCCTACTACGAATCTCAAGTTTTTGGGCATAGATATAAATACAGTAACAATGGAATTTAGCATACCAATGGAAAAAATCCAGAATACTGTTCAACAATTAACTCGCATAtccggaaaagaaaaaattacGCTTAAACAACTTCAGTCTCTTTTAGGTTCTCTTAATTTTATTTCTCGTGTGATTCCCATGGGAAGGGTCTTTTCTAAAAGATTGTATGCTGCCACATCAGGTAAGTCCTCACCTCGATCCCATATTCGCATCACCAAACAACTAAAGGATGACATTTCAGTTTGGTTGCAATTTTATGTGAATTTAACGGTCACACCATTTGGCAGGAAGAGTTTGTTGGCTCAGACACCTTGTCTCTTTATACAGATGCGTCTGGTGCTATTGGATATGGTGCTTATTTTGACAACTTTTGGTCTGCCGAACGTTGGCCTTTAAATTGGATTACTAATAACAAGTActcaaaaaatttggtttttctaGAATTATTTCCAGTTCTAGTTTCTCTAACAATTTGGTCCTCAGTGTTTCAGAATAAGAGAATTCTGCTAAGGTCGGACAATATGGGAGTagttttttccataaactgtttaACTTCAAAGTCTCCGTTAGTTTCTTCATTATTGCGTAAGATAGTTTTTCAAtgtctaaaatttaacatttggataaaagctagatttatttctgggAAAACTAATTATATTGCTGATTATTTGTCCCGACAGCGCTTCAAGGAATTCTTCTTAATGACACCTCGAGCTTCCCGAATGGGAATTCCTTGTCCAACTCATCTTTGGGAGATATCAGAGGATTAACTAATGAACTTAATTTTGGTTCATTAGCCAAGAATACATGGGCAGCATATTCTGCCGCATGGTTGGATTGGAAGCTTTTCtgcatatctcaaaaaatttcttacattgattttaatttagggaattttatcaaatttattatatatctttacAACAACGGTTTACAAGCCGATTCTATTTCTAAAAAATTATcgggcatttcttttttctttaaattaaaaGGCGAAAGCTCTATTCTGAATAATTTTATCATTAAACTAATGATTAAAGGTATCAAAAGAAAGTCAGTCCACAATGTTAAGACCAGCCCTTTATCTATTGAATTGTTACAAAAGGTCATATGTAATTTAGTATTAGTTTGTTCTTCGGAATATGAAACCAATTTATTTTctgcagcattttctatagctttctttgctgctctaagattaagcgagattgctgcagacAATAAAATCTCAAATCCCCCATTATTGATATAGGACCTTCAAAAGTTGTATGGATTTTTGGTGATGAACTGATTCAATTGGCTGAGAGAAGATCTGCTTTTAGACATTCTACTGTTAATTTAGGTTATTCAGCAGAATTTTCCATAAACTGGTTTTCCTTTGCTGACCTTAAAATTTCTGATATCTTCAAGAATGTCAGCCTTATATATTCAAAAATGTCGAAACCTGACctgtttattttacatattggctcgtttgatttgggaaaaatcaaaacgcATTTGTTAATTTATGAATTAAAAGAATTGTTATGTAAAATATGCTACTTACTTGATGGTGTTGTACTCGTATTTTCTGACATCATCCCAAAATTTTCTTGGTTCAATTCTGAGTTATCCTTTCTGGAAACAATTAggaaaagaattaataaaaaaaatggagatttatttGAAGGAAATTGGTCATGGCAATTACAGACATGTTGAATTAGAAGGATTCGTTAGAGGACTTTACCAAGAAAAGGATGATCAGCTTTCTGATATTGGATGTGATATATTCATTTCAGATTTGCAGAACATAATTGATAATGGTTTTTATTAAAGGCTTGCAATGTTTATTGGGCCACTTGTTTTTATGTGGCGTtgtggggttaagtcactctctgagtggactgagtgttatatggtttattggtttaaatatttacttatttatatttgagaataaattggattaaccagattataattaattggttaagtaataagcattgcggcctttaattacccaactaaataaataaagatatttgcttaaattctattttgagtgatgatttattctattttgtgaattggagcgtatgacatcatggagcgaaccatactgataaattcagtgtggtgagccatgatgacatggcacctaacattacagttaatatgttgattatattatttacttacctatgtgaagaatgggttaacccagatgctgtgggtgcttgcgctgatatcttcaaatttgattggagatcactttaactgccagtttgagaacctataaaagaacagaaaataacgattttggctcattcacgtaagtatttttcaagttccctccctcccttccctatttattttgtcgctttgcttattgacgggggttaagtcactctctgagtggactgagtgttatatggtttattggtttaaatatttacttatttatatttgagaataaattggattaaccagattataattaattggttaagtaataagcattgcggcctttaattacccaactaaataaataaagatatttgcttaaattctattttgagtgatgatttattctattttgtgaattggAGCGTATGACATCATCTGCCCCATTGTACCGGCACCCCCTCTGCTGCAGCCCTGGCCACAAGACGCATCTCTGCTCCCTGAGAGCCCTGTACACACATGAGGCGGCATCACTGCAGCGGGGAATGTGCGGGGACACGGAGCACTGGAGCCCGGGAGCCGGCAGGGAGCGGAGGCCGCCGCCTGTGTTACCCTCCCTTGCTCTCCGCGGCTCCAGCTCCTCCCCGCAGCGTCCGAGCAGCTTCCTGCGGCCCCACCTTGTGGGGAAGAGCCCTGGGATGGGGGCGAGGGCCGGGAAGAGAGGGAACGAGCCCCCGCAGCGGAGCCATCGGGCCGGATCCAGCCGGATGTGCAGAACGTCAGGCAGAGCGGGAGGACTGTGGCGGAGATCCCGGGGCCTGCTCCCGCCTCCTCCGCCACAGACGGCGGCACACGGTGAGGGGGGATGTCCGGGAGGAGGCAGGCGCGGAGAAGGCGGCCTCTGCTGTCCGGTTCTAGCCGCTAAAGGGCTCTTCTCCCGGGCAGGGAAGCACAAGGGGAGAGCGGAGCTGCAGCCGGCTGAGCGGGGTGAAGGCGGGGCCTGTGTCCGGTGTCAGCCAATAGACGCGCAggagggcggagctcagcagccaatcactgcgcaGCGCTCCACATATAAGAGGCGGCCCCGGCCTCAGTATTTTCTCCAGGAGAAGTCTTTGTATTTACGTCCCACACAAGATGGCAGAGACCGCGCCAGCAGCagccgctcctcctcctcccgccgAAGCGGCCGCCAAGTCCAAGAGGCAGCCGAAGAAATCCGCCGCTGCAGGGGGCGCCAAGAAAAGCAAGAAGCCGTCCGGGCCCAGCGTGTCCGAGCTCCTCGTCACAGCCGTGTCCGCCTCCAAGGAGCGCAGCGGGGTGTCTCTGGCCGCCCTGAAGAAGGCTCTGGCTGCAGGAGGATGCGATGTGGAGAAGAATAATAGCCGCATCAAGGTGGCCATCAGGGCTCTGGTCACCAAGGGGACCCTCACCCAGGTGAAGGGCAGCGGCGCCTCCGGCTCCTTCAAGCTCAACAagaagcagcaggagaccaagGACAAGGCGGCCAAGAAGAAGCCGGCTGCGGCCAAGAAACCTGCAGCTACTGCGGCCAAGAAGCCCGCTAAATCCCCGAAGAAACCCAAGAAGGCTCCGGCCAAGAGCCCGAAAAAGACCAAGAAACCAGCCGCGGCCAAGAAAGCAGCCAAGAGCCCCAAGAAGCCGAAGGCTGCCCCCAAGCCCAAGAAGCTGGCCAAGAGTCCGGCTAAGAAGGCGGCCAAACCCAAGGCTGCCAAGAGTCCGGCTAAGAAAGCGGCGAAAGCCAAGAAGAGCGCGGCCAAGAAGTAACCGGCGCCGCCCGCACCTCTCCCCCAAAGGCTCTTCTCAgagccaccacctcctcctcagacGAGCTCCACTCCGCCCTTCTGCCCTCGTTCTCCGCTCACGGCGGGCGGGGGCTCCGGCTCCTCTGCGGGAAGGAATAGGGGGCGGGTTAACCCTGTcagcgccgctctcttcagttTATCAGGGCCTCTCTGCTCGGCTGATAACCGCCCGCCCCTCACTGCGCGCCGCCCTCTGCTGGTAGTGATGCCGCCGCTGAGTGTACTGTGCGTGCAGGGGGGTCGTGCACTCTATCCCTGGACACCAGCGCAGCGATGGAGCCGCTCTTCTCCGCACAGAGACTACGGGACTGTTCTCCGGTGGGGAGCGGGAGAAGGCGGCCACTGACGGGTTAATACTGAGCAGGCTATGGGGGCGGGGCTGTAGAACTAGTACCATGGCTTTTAAAATACCCGCTCAATTACCGTCCGGTAAGAATTCAGCGGCCGTGGACAAGCTCCGCCCCCGACTCATCTAAATGGATGGATGTGAGCCCCGCCTACCCTCCTGCTCCGCCCCCCGGCTCTTTTGAATAAATAGTTGTGAGCCCTGCCCCCCGTCTCAGCTGAATGGATGTTGTGAGCCACTCCCCTCCTGTTCCTCCGCCCCCGGCTCTTTTGAATGAATATTTGTGAGCCCCGCCCCTCCTGCTGCTCCGCCCCCGGCTCATCTGAATGGATGATGTGAGCCCCTCCCTTCCTGCTGCTCCGCCCCCCGCTCCTGCTCCACTCAGAGCCCCCACCTTCTCTAGGACGGAGCTGCCGCATTGTGTGAATACATGGAAGCCTCATGTCCGAGGCGGATTATTCCCTCATTATAGACCACTGATCGGGAGGATGGGGGGAGTAGTGATCGGCCAGAGAGAAGGATGGGGGGAGTAGTGAACGGCCAGAGAGAAGGATGGGGGGAGTAGTGATTGGACACTTGAGGGGGAGGAGGTAGTGAAGGACGAGCGGCTGGATGGACCCACAGAGCCGGGCACTCGGGGATACACCGGGACACTGTGCTATGGGGGCGGCCGGCAATTGGTGGAGAAAGGGGGGCGTGTCCTCACGAGCCTTTTCAGGTCATCTGCTTCCTCATTGGCTGCAGGATTTGGCGCTGAAAACCGGATTTGGATTCAGCCAATCACAGAGGAGCTCTCCCTGCGCCACCCGGGTATAAGAGGTGACGCGGAGCAGGGCTGTCAGTCTCATCTGTACAGAGAAGAGAACGATGTCTGGACGCGGCAAACAGGGAGGCAAAGTGCGGGCTAAAGCCAAGACCCGCTCATCCCGGGCAGGGCTCCAGTTCCCGGTCGGCCGTGTGCACAGGCTCCTCCGCAAGGGCAACTACGCCCAGAGGGTGGGCGCCGGCGCTCCCGTCTACTTGGCCGCTGTGCTCGAGTATCTCACCGCCGAGATCCTGGAGCTGGCCGGCAATGCCGCCCGCGACA
This DNA window, taken from Bufo gargarizans isolate SCDJY-AF-19 unplaced genomic scaffold, ASM1485885v1 original_scaffold_1618_pilon, whole genome shotgun sequence, encodes the following:
- the LOC122923444 gene encoding histone H1B-like; translation: MAETAPAAAAPPPPAEAAAKSKRQPKKSAAAGGAKKSKKPSGPSVSELLVTAVSASKERSGVSLAALKKALAAGGCDVEKNNSRIKVAIRALVTKGTLTQVKGSGASGSFKLNKKQQETKDKAAKKKPAAAKKPAATAAKKPAKSPKKPKKAPAKSPKKTKKPAAAKKAAKSPKKPKAAPKPKKLAKSPAKKAAKPKAAKSPAKKAAKAKKSAAKK
- the LOC122923454 gene encoding histone H2A type 1-like codes for the protein MSGRGKQGGKVRAKAKTRSSRAGLQFPVGRVHRLLRKGNYAQRVGAGAPVYLAAVLEYLTAEILELAGNAARDNKKTRIIPRHLQLAVRNDEELNKLLGGVTIAQGGVLPNIQAVLLPKKTESSKPAKSK